The following are encoded in a window of Fluviibacter phosphoraccumulans genomic DNA:
- the selD gene encoding selenide, water dikinase SelD, whose protein sequence is MTEPIRLTQYSHGAGCGCKISPKVLDIIVAGSGQQHLDPRLWVGNASRDDAAVYAIDEERGVVSTTDFFMPIVDDPFDFGRIAATNAISDIYAMGGTPLMAIAILGWPVNVLPPEVAREVVRGGRSVCEAAGIPLAGGHSIDAPEPIFGLAVTGLVEKQHMKRNDTAEAGCRLYLTKPLGVGILTTAEKRGLLEPAHVHVARDCMTQLNKVGAAFGKLPQVLAMTDVTGFGLLGHLVEMADGSGLTAELDAAAVPVLPGVAQYLAAGCVPGGTLRNFDSYGARISALSDDQKHLLCDPQTSGGLLVAVTPAGEAAFLALAQQAGFDLKPIGQLVAQQAQAVVVR, encoded by the coding sequence ATGACTGAACCAATTCGTCTAACGCAGTATAGCCACGGTGCGGGCTGCGGCTGCAAGATTTCTCCCAAGGTGCTGGATATTATTGTTGCCGGCAGTGGGCAACAGCATTTGGACCCACGGTTATGGGTAGGTAATGCTTCGCGCGATGATGCGGCGGTTTACGCCATTGATGAAGAACGTGGCGTGGTTTCGACCACCGACTTCTTCATGCCGATTGTGGATGACCCCTTTGATTTTGGGCGCATTGCAGCAACCAATGCCATCAGCGATATCTACGCGATGGGGGGTACGCCATTGATGGCGATTGCCATTCTGGGGTGGCCGGTGAATGTGCTGCCGCCTGAAGTGGCACGCGAGGTGGTGCGAGGCGGTCGCAGTGTTTGCGAAGCGGCGGGTATTCCTTTGGCCGGGGGACACTCGATTGACGCTCCTGAGCCGATCTTCGGGCTGGCAGTTACGGGGCTGGTTGAAAAACAGCACATGAAACGCAATGACACGGCCGAGGCCGGTTGTCGCCTTTATCTCACCAAGCCTTTAGGCGTGGGGATTTTGACCACGGCTGAAAAGCGCGGTTTGCTGGAACCGGCGCACGTGCATGTGGCGCGTGACTGTATGACGCAGTTGAATAAGGTCGGTGCAGCGTTTGGTAAGTTGCCGCAGGTGCTGGCCATGACGGATGTCACGGGTTTTGGTTTGCTCGGGCACTTGGTCGAGATGGCCGACGGCAGTGGCCTCACCGCTGAGCTGGATGCTGCTGCAGTGCCCGTGCTTCCCGGGGTTGCGCAGTATCTTGCTGCCGGATGTGTGCCCGGGGGCACGCTGCGTAATTTTGATAGTTATGGCGCGCGAATTTCAGCCTTGAGCGACGACCAAAAGCACTTGCTGTGTGATCCTCAGACCAGTGGTGGGTTGTTGGTCGCGGTTACGCCGGCAGGTGAGGCCGCATTTTTGGCTTTGGCGCAGCAGGCGGGGTTTGATCTTAAGCCTATTGGCCAGTTGGTCGCGCAGCAGGCGCAGGCGGTCGTTGTACGCTGA
- a CDS encoding type II toxin-antitoxin system HipA family toxin, protein MGRRSLSQKLTVWMNGIQVGVWEILRQGERFTYADAWISNAQGRPLSLSLPFVPGNAPYQGEEVGYYFDNLLPDSDAIRRRLAQRYQANGTDAFQLLAKIGRDCVGALQFLPEGEMPTDVDQIQGRPLSEAEIAQHLRRVSTDTMLGQVELDDGLRLSIAGAQEKTAFLRHKGQWLLPQGSTPTTHIFKLPLGLVGHMQADMRTSVENEWLCSKIMATYGVPIASCEIASFEDQKALVVARFDRKISTDGRWIVRLPQEDFCQAMGTSPLHKYQADGGPSITSSMNLLLGSENKDEDRRNFFKTQILFWLLAATDGHGKNFSIAHLPGGAYRATPIYDVLSAHPVLGSGKNKIPYQKAKMAMAVRGSMNHYLIDKIQRRHWISQGQQVGLSAEMTEALIEEVISQTDTVIDRVSQLLPVDFPLDIAEAIFEGMKKQRLKLAND, encoded by the coding sequence ATGGGACGGCGTTCACTATCGCAAAAGCTGACGGTGTGGATGAATGGCATCCAGGTTGGCGTTTGGGAGATCTTGCGTCAAGGTGAGCGCTTTACCTATGCGGATGCGTGGATTTCCAATGCGCAGGGACGCCCGCTGTCTTTGTCGCTCCCATTCGTGCCGGGTAATGCGCCGTATCAAGGCGAGGAGGTTGGTTATTATTTTGACAACCTTTTGCCGGACAGCGATGCAATCCGTCGTCGTTTGGCGCAGCGTTATCAGGCAAACGGAACAGATGCGTTTCAACTGCTGGCAAAGATTGGTCGTGATTGCGTTGGTGCACTTCAATTTTTGCCTGAGGGCGAGATGCCAACCGATGTTGATCAGATACAGGGCAGACCTCTAAGCGAAGCAGAGATTGCGCAACATCTTCGACGCGTGTCGACTGATACGATGCTGGGGCAGGTTGAGCTTGACGATGGTCTGAGGCTGTCGATTGCTGGTGCACAGGAAAAGACGGCCTTTTTGCGGCATAAGGGGCAATGGCTGCTACCGCAGGGCAGCACACCAACAACACATATCTTTAAGTTGCCACTGGGATTGGTAGGGCATATGCAGGCGGATATGCGCACCTCGGTTGAGAATGAGTGGCTGTGTTCAAAAATTATGGCGACTTATGGTGTTCCGATTGCCTCATGTGAGATTGCATCTTTTGAAGATCAGAAGGCGCTGGTCGTAGCGCGTTTTGACCGCAAAATATCAACAGACGGGCGATGGATCGTTCGTCTTCCTCAAGAAGATTTTTGCCAAGCCATGGGGACCTCGCCGCTACATAAGTATCAAGCCGATGGTGGGCCGAGTATTACTTCGTCTATGAACCTATTGCTGGGTTCCGAAAACAAGGACGAAGATCGACGTAATTTTTTTAAGACGCAGATTCTATTCTGGCTATTGGCAGCCACTGATGGCCATGGAAAGAATTTCAGCATCGCGCATCTGCCGGGTGGGGCATATCGCGCCACCCCCATTTACGATGTGTTATCAGCGCACCCGGTATTAGGATCGGGTAAAAACAAGATTCCGTATCAGAAAGCCAAGATGGCGATGGCCGTGCGCGGCTCAATGAACCATTACCTGATTGATAAGATCCAGCGGCGTCATTGGATCTCTCAGGGGCAACAGGTTGGCCTAAGTGCTGAGATGACCGAAGCACTGATTGAAGAAGTGATTAGTCAAACGGATACCGTGATTGATCGTGTCAGCCAGTTGCTGCCAGTAGATTTTCCGTTAGATATCGCCGAAGCGATCTTCGAGGGAATGAAGAAGCAGCGTCTTAAGTTGGCGAACGATTGA
- the pstC gene encoding phosphate ABC transporter permease subunit PstC, giving the protein MSENMIEIKEDVQAAMQRQAEKSAKFLRQDKIFAAITLSFATLVLLVLFGILVSLVVQAWPAFEEFGLSFFYSTTWSPTDGQFGAGIAVWGTLVTSLIALAVGVPISFGIAMFLTESCPVWLRRPLGTAIELLAGVPSIIYGFWGLFIFAPIIQEYVQPWMIRWLGEPFFAGPPLGLGIFTAGLVLALMIIPFIASVMRDVFETVPGVLKESAYGIGCTRWEVVENIVLPYTRVGVIGGVMLGLGRALGETMAVTFVIGNANRFSLNLFAPGNSIASTLANEFAEADPMLHIPALFGLGLILFIITFVVLAVSEWLIKQGAKKAGGH; this is encoded by the coding sequence ATGTCTGAAAATATGATCGAAATCAAAGAGGATGTGCAGGCTGCTATGCAGCGGCAGGCAGAAAAATCTGCGAAATTCCTCCGTCAGGATAAGATTTTTGCGGCGATTACATTGAGCTTTGCCACGCTGGTGCTCTTGGTTCTTTTCGGTATTCTTGTATCGCTCGTGGTACAGGCCTGGCCCGCGTTTGAAGAATTTGGCCTCAGCTTTTTTTACAGCACCACCTGGAGTCCTACCGACGGTCAATTCGGTGCAGGGATTGCGGTCTGGGGTACGTTAGTCACGTCGCTGATTGCACTGGCCGTGGGTGTGCCGATCAGCTTTGGTATTGCCATGTTCCTGACCGAGTCTTGCCCGGTCTGGTTGCGTCGCCCACTGGGGACAGCCATTGAACTGCTGGCCGGTGTGCCGTCGATTATTTATGGCTTCTGGGGCTTGTTTATTTTTGCCCCCATCATTCAAGAATACGTTCAGCCCTGGATGATTCGTTGGTTAGGTGAACCATTTTTTGCCGGTCCGCCGTTGGGTCTGGGTATTTTTACGGCTGGCTTGGTGTTAGCACTGATGATTATTCCGTTCATTGCTTCGGTGATGCGCGATGTTTTTGAAACGGTACCAGGTGTACTTAAAGAGTCAGCCTACGGTATTGGTTGTACGCGCTGGGAGGTGGTTGAGAACATTGTGCTGCCTTACACGCGTGTTGGGGTGATCGGCGGCGTGATGCTCGGCCTGGGCCGCGCACTGGGCGAAACCATGGCGGTGACTTTTGTCATTGGTAACGCCAATCGTTTTTCGCTCAATCTTTTTGCACCAGGCAATTCGATTGCCTCAACGTTGGCCAATGAGTTTGCGGAAGCCGACCCGATGTTGCATATTCCCGCGCTTTTTGGCCTGGGCTTGATTCTCTTCATTATCACCTTTGTGGTGCTGGCGGTTTCGGAGTGGCTCATCAAGCAGGGCGCCAAGAAAGCCGGAGGTCACTAA
- a CDS encoding DUF4239 domain-containing protein, producing MNFGLQEFVPIIGYIPIAIALTASFALLTYWVLIHSPLASWFSKEEVVPPFFSYAAIIFALFAAMIASDIWGRYKDASAAAVLEASAVRSLLITAAYVDPVDANAIRESVAGYVHVVLNEEWPAMKAMNAEHKDAASGALNQLTSVVLGAMLNKPQARPFEARLQQAIDTIRSSRLTRLSYAFDPVQYGKWRALVLFGFLTIFSVGLCHVRKPRAMKVALGVTVAGILITTSVLANHRSPYAGTDPVKPELLKESLHLLELKNYQISKGLQ from the coding sequence ATGAATTTCGGCCTGCAAGAGTTTGTTCCTATCATCGGATACATACCGATAGCGATCGCGCTGACCGCTTCATTTGCGCTTCTGACGTACTGGGTATTAATCCATTCTCCCTTGGCTTCATGGTTCTCCAAGGAAGAGGTTGTGCCACCGTTTTTTTCCTACGCAGCGATTATTTTTGCGCTATTTGCCGCGATGATTGCATCCGACATATGGGGTCGCTACAAAGATGCTTCTGCAGCAGCAGTATTGGAGGCGAGTGCGGTTAGGAGTCTTTTGATAACGGCAGCTTATGTAGACCCTGTCGATGCCAATGCGATCAGAGAATCGGTTGCAGGCTATGTGCATGTTGTCCTTAATGAAGAGTGGCCAGCAATGAAGGCCATGAATGCTGAACACAAGGACGCCGCATCAGGCGCTTTAAATCAACTGACATCGGTTGTTCTAGGCGCTATGTTGAACAAGCCGCAAGCTAGGCCTTTTGAGGCGAGACTGCAACAAGCAATCGACACGATAAGATCTTCAAGACTGACACGGTTATCCTATGCGTTTGACCCAGTGCAATATGGCAAGTGGCGTGCGCTGGTGCTGTTTGGGTTTCTCACGATTTTTTCTGTGGGTCTTTGCCACGTGCGAAAACCGCGTGCGATGAAAGTCGCTCTTGGTGTCACGGTAGCCGGTATTTTAATTACCACGAGCGTTCTGGCTAACCACCGCTCCCCGTATGCAGGTACTGACCCGGTAAAACCCGAGTTGCTGAAAGAGTCGCTCCATTTGCTAGAGCTTAAAAATTATCAGATATCTAAAGGCCTCCAATGA
- the pstB gene encoding phosphate ABC transporter ATP-binding protein PstB, which translates to MSEFLSDQGINAALKVRNLDFYYGGFKGLKSVSMDIAEKKVTAFIGPSGCGKSTLLRTFNRMYDLYPGQRAEGEIIFHGSNTLEKGYDLNLLRARVGMVFQKPTPFPMSIYENIAFGVRLYENLSRADMDNRVQWALEQAALWTEAKDKLHQSGLSLSGGQQQRLCIARGVAVKPDVLLLDEPTSALDPISTAKIEELVFELKSSYTIAIVTHNMQQAARVSDYTAYMYLGELMEFGVTDELFMKPKRKETEDYITGRFG; encoded by the coding sequence ATGTCTGAATTTCTCTCCGATCAAGGCATTAATGCCGCGCTCAAAGTTCGTAACCTGGACTTTTACTACGGTGGCTTCAAAGGGCTGAAATCTGTTTCGATGGATATTGCCGAAAAGAAGGTCACTGCATTTATTGGCCCGTCGGGTTGCGGTAAGTCAACCCTGTTGCGTACCTTCAACCGCATGTATGACCTGTATCCCGGTCAGCGTGCTGAAGGCGAAATCATTTTCCACGGGAGCAACACCCTGGAAAAAGGTTATGACCTGAATCTGCTACGCGCGCGCGTGGGCATGGTCTTCCAAAAGCCGACACCCTTTCCGATGTCGATTTACGAGAACATTGCGTTCGGTGTTCGTCTGTACGAAAACCTGTCGCGTGCAGACATGGACAACCGTGTGCAGTGGGCGTTGGAGCAGGCAGCGCTGTGGACGGAAGCTAAAGATAAGCTGCATCAGAGCGGCCTGTCGCTATCGGGTGGCCAGCAGCAGCGCCTTTGCATTGCACGTGGCGTAGCGGTAAAGCCAGACGTGCTTTTGCTCGATGAACCTACCTCTGCGCTGGATCCGATTTCGACGGCGAAGATCGAAGAGCTGGTGTTCGAGTTGAAGAGCAGCTACACCATTGCTATCGTGACGCACAACATGCAACAGGCCGCACGTGTTTCTGACTACACGGCCTATATGTATCTGGGTGAATTGATGGAGTTCGGTGTTACTGACGAGCTCTTTATGAAGCCAAAGCGCAAGGAAACCGAAGACTACATTACGGGTCGTTTCGGTTAA
- the mnmH gene encoding tRNA 2-selenouridine(34) synthase MnmH, translating into MSDYRAILLSGAPLMDTRAPIEFARGSVPGAENLPLMLDEERVQVGTCYKHSGQDAAIALGHRLVSGAVRESRIAAWADFAQRHPDGYLFCFRGGLRSQIVQRWLAEEAGIDYPRVAGGYKALRQFLMATTETTLAQRPLVVVGGMTGVGKTEFLATLPNAVDLEGCANHRGSSFGKRVSGQPAQIDFEHQIAIRLLRLEDRQPSPLIVEDEGLFIGQCALPEPLHKKMGAAPVIWLEDRFENRVRRILQDYVVDQLVDHQALYGAQEGFDRFAAHLKLSLFNIHKRLGGERYQRALAMLSDALADQRATGAVDGHGLWIRLLLCEYYDPMYAHQKASKAGRILTSGDAAALHQFLLK; encoded by the coding sequence GTGAGCGACTATCGAGCGATATTGCTCAGTGGTGCGCCACTGATGGATACGCGTGCGCCCATTGAATTTGCGCGGGGGAGCGTTCCGGGGGCCGAAAATTTGCCACTGATGCTGGATGAAGAGCGGGTGCAGGTGGGTACCTGTTACAAGCACTCTGGACAAGATGCCGCCATCGCACTGGGCCACAGATTGGTATCGGGGGCCGTGCGAGAAAGTCGGATTGCGGCCTGGGCTGATTTTGCTCAACGGCACCCTGATGGCTATCTTTTTTGCTTCAGAGGTGGGCTCCGGTCACAGATTGTGCAGCGTTGGTTGGCCGAAGAAGCGGGGATTGACTACCCGCGTGTGGCGGGCGGTTATAAGGCCCTGCGCCAGTTTTTGATGGCGACGACAGAAACTACGCTGGCGCAGCGACCGCTGGTAGTGGTGGGTGGGATGACCGGTGTGGGCAAAACCGAGTTTCTGGCAACCTTGCCTAATGCGGTGGATTTGGAAGGTTGTGCCAATCATCGTGGCTCCAGCTTTGGCAAGCGCGTGAGCGGCCAGCCGGCACAGATCGACTTTGAGCACCAGATTGCCATTCGTTTACTACGGCTCGAAGATCGCCAGCCAAGCCCACTGATTGTTGAGGATGAAGGGCTTTTCATTGGTCAGTGCGCTTTGCCGGAGCCACTGCATAAGAAAATGGGTGCAGCGCCGGTGATCTGGCTGGAAGATCGCTTTGAAAACAGGGTGCGCCGTATTTTGCAGGATTATGTGGTCGATCAGCTGGTTGACCATCAGGCTTTGTACGGGGCGCAAGAGGGGTTTGACCGCTTTGCAGCGCATCTGAAACTCAGTTTGTTCAATATCCATAAGCGCCTGGGCGGGGAGCGCTACCAGCGGGCATTGGCCATGCTGTCGGATGCGTTGGCCGATCAGCGGGCCACCGGCGCGGTGGACGGCCACGGTTTATGGATCCGTTTGTTGCTGTGCGAATATTACGACCCCATGTACGCGCATCAGAAAGCCAGTAAAGCGGGCCGAATCCTGACGAGTGGCGATGCTGCTGCATTGCATCAGTTTTTGCTTAAATGA
- the phoR gene encoding phosphate regulon sensor histidine kinase PhoR, which yields MTFLEGLLLGVTGVLGYRLYVHRRYLNRMLRWISGPLDAPVPDASGVWGEFVSRMNRRVKTRQQEKDLLESALEQFQSALEALPDGVIFMDDHHRILWMNALAADMMGLLPTQDKGMPIEHLVREPDFVAYLQTGDYSESLMFHPNSRNQVCYMITLISYGADRQLLAIRDLTQLEKLENVRRDFVANVSHELKTPLTVINGFIETLQTHHETLSTEKRQRFLDLALAQSHHMGRLVQDLLTLSSLEARATLVDETQVKVKPLIDDLVISAEAISAGAHTITMDIPEDLTIHGSATALRSIFGNLINNAVNYTPADGKIHISWRNVANEGVFSVQDTGIGIPAVHLPRLSERFYRVDRGRSRETGGTGLGLAIVKHALSRHQGHLEIKSQVNVGSTFEAWFPKARLNQS from the coding sequence ATGACGTTTCTTGAAGGCTTACTACTCGGCGTGACTGGTGTACTTGGCTATCGCCTGTATGTCCACCGCCGTTATTTAAATCGAATGCTTCGCTGGATTTCCGGCCCCTTAGATGCGCCGGTACCAGATGCGTCCGGGGTATGGGGTGAGTTTGTCTCACGCATGAACCGCCGGGTCAAAACCCGACAGCAAGAAAAAGATCTGCTGGAAAGCGCTTTGGAACAGTTTCAGAGCGCCCTGGAAGCCTTGCCCGATGGCGTTATTTTCATGGACGACCACCATCGGATTCTCTGGATGAATGCGTTAGCCGCCGACATGATGGGCCTGCTGCCCACCCAGGACAAAGGCATGCCGATCGAACATCTGGTTCGAGAACCCGATTTTGTCGCGTACCTGCAAACCGGTGACTATAGCGAATCCCTCATGTTTCATCCCAACAGCCGCAACCAGGTCTGTTACATGATCACCCTGATCAGTTATGGCGCTGATCGCCAGTTGCTGGCAATTCGAGACCTCACGCAGCTTGAGAAACTGGAAAATGTGCGTCGGGATTTCGTCGCCAACGTGTCTCACGAATTAAAAACCCCGCTCACCGTGATTAATGGTTTTATAGAAACACTGCAAACCCACCACGAAACACTTTCCACCGAGAAGCGCCAACGCTTTCTGGACCTGGCCCTCGCGCAATCGCATCACATGGGGCGGCTGGTTCAAGACCTGCTCACACTATCCTCCCTGGAGGCCCGCGCAACACTGGTTGATGAAACACAGGTCAAAGTAAAACCGCTGATTGATGATCTGGTGATTTCGGCCGAAGCCATCTCGGCTGGGGCACACACCATCACCATGGACATCCCCGAAGACTTAACGATCCATGGCTCTGCAACGGCCTTACGCAGTATTTTCGGCAACCTGATCAACAACGCCGTCAACTACACACCGGCCGACGGCAAAATTCATATCAGCTGGCGCAACGTCGCTAACGAAGGCGTGTTCAGTGTACAAGACACCGGCATCGGTATTCCGGCCGTGCACCTGCCTAGATTGTCAGAAAGATTTTATCGGGTGGATCGCGGGCGCTCTCGCGAAACAGGGGGCACAGGCCTCGGCTTGGCGATCGTAAAGCATGCCCTGAGCCGACATCAAGGTCATTTAGAAATCAAGAGCCAGGTTAATGTCGGCAGCACTTTCGAAGCCTGGTTCCCTAAAGCGCGCCTCAACCAATCTTAA
- the pstS gene encoding phosphate ABC transporter substrate-binding protein PstS gives MNVSVNKLVAGLLVSAGLVAGANAAQLTGAGATFPAPMYAKWAEAYKAQTGTTMNYQAIGSGGGVKQIMAKTVDFGASDDPVPAADLEKNGLAQFPAIIGGVVPVANIPGIAPGQLKLNNDVLSDIFRAKVTKWNDPAIASVNPGIKLPDTAITVVYRSDSSGTTAVFTDFLAQVSSGFKGVVGSGKTVNWPAGVGGKGNAGVAANVTKIDGAIGYVEYAYAKQNKMTHLSLINKDGKAVQPNEASFSAAAAKANWAGTPNFAVNLNNQPGAGSWPITSASFILMYKKAEKPEQSAEVLKFFNWALTKGQKMATDLDYVPLPDNAVKAIVKSWADIKSPDGKPVFVAK, from the coding sequence ATGAACGTTTCTGTAAATAAACTTGTAGCAGGTTTGCTGGTGTCGGCAGGCCTGGTTGCTGGCGCTAATGCGGCCCAGCTCACAGGCGCTGGCGCGACTTTCCCAGCACCAATGTACGCCAAGTGGGCCGAGGCTTATAAGGCACAGACCGGCACGACAATGAATTACCAAGCCATTGGCTCGGGTGGCGGCGTCAAGCAGATCATGGCCAAGACGGTTGATTTTGGTGCGAGTGATGACCCTGTTCCCGCAGCAGATCTGGAAAAGAATGGCCTGGCTCAGTTTCCGGCAATTATCGGCGGTGTGGTGCCGGTAGCCAATATCCCGGGTATCGCCCCAGGTCAGCTGAAGCTAAACAACGACGTGCTGTCGGACATTTTCCGCGCCAAGGTCACCAAGTGGAACGATCCGGCCATCGCCTCGGTTAACCCGGGTATTAAGCTGCCGGATACCGCGATTACCGTGGTCTATCGTTCGGATTCATCGGGTACGACGGCTGTCTTTACGGATTTCCTGGCACAAGTGTCTTCAGGCTTCAAAGGGGTGGTTGGTTCGGGTAAAACGGTCAACTGGCCAGCCGGTGTGGGCGGTAAGGGCAATGCGGGTGTGGCGGCTAACGTGACCAAGATCGACGGCGCCATTGGCTATGTCGAATACGCTTACGCCAAGCAGAACAAAATGACCCATTTGTCGCTGATCAATAAGGATGGCAAGGCTGTTCAGCCGAATGAAGCCAGCTTCAGTGCTGCGGCTGCCAAGGCCAACTGGGCCGGTACGCCTAACTTTGCGGTGAACCTGAATAATCAGCCCGGTGCTGGTTCGTGGCCAATTACTTCGGCATCGTTCATTCTGATGTACAAGAAAGCCGAGAAGCCAGAGCAAAGCGCCGAAGTCCTGAAGTTCTTTAACTGGGCGCTGACCAAAGGCCAGAAGATGGCAACCGATCTGGACTACGTGCCGCTGCCAGACAACGCTGTTAAAGCGATTGTTAAGAGCTGGGCTGACATCAAGAGCCCAGACGGCAAGCCAGTCTTTGTTGCCAAGTAA
- the pstA gene encoding phosphate ABC transporter permease PstA: MDTRYQKRKLINGISTVLSGLAVCIGLLGLIWILATLFIKGVPAMNWAFFTESTPAPGSEGGGMANAIVGSLLIVGLTTIVSTPIGILAGIYLAEFGDRSKVAGITRFVTDIMLSAPSIVIGLFVYALFVATTKHFSGWSGSVALALIAVPVVVRTTDNMLKLVPGSLREAAFALGMPRWRVSLDVCLRAVKGGVITGVLLAIARITGETAPLLFTALNNQFFTWNMNEPMANLPVTIFNFAMSPYENWQDLAWGASALIAILVLMLNVFARIAFREKTQS, encoded by the coding sequence ATGGATACACGCTACCAAAAACGTAAGCTGATCAATGGAATAAGTACGGTCTTATCTGGCTTGGCCGTTTGCATCGGCTTACTGGGTTTGATCTGGATTCTGGCGACGCTCTTTATCAAGGGTGTGCCTGCCATGAATTGGGCCTTCTTTACGGAGTCCACGCCGGCACCGGGTTCTGAAGGCGGTGGTATGGCCAACGCCATTGTGGGTAGTCTGCTGATCGTGGGGCTGACGACCATTGTGTCGACGCCGATCGGAATTCTGGCGGGAATTTATCTGGCCGAGTTTGGCGATCGTTCTAAAGTGGCGGGCATTACACGTTTTGTTACAGACATTATGTTGTCGGCGCCATCGATTGTGATTGGCCTGTTTGTTTACGCATTGTTTGTGGCAACCACCAAGCACTTCTCTGGCTGGTCCGGCTCGGTTGCCTTGGCTCTGATTGCGGTGCCAGTGGTGGTGCGTACAACGGATAACATGCTGAAGCTGGTTCCGGGTAGCTTGCGAGAAGCGGCCTTTGCACTGGGTATGCCACGTTGGCGGGTGAGCCTGGATGTTTGTCTGCGTGCAGTTAAAGGCGGGGTGATTACCGGGGTGCTGCTGGCGATTGCCCGTATTACCGGCGAAACCGCGCCGCTGTTGTTTACCGCGTTGAATAACCAGTTCTTCACCTGGAACATGAATGAGCCGATGGCTAATCTCCCGGTGACCATTTTTAACTTTGCGATGAGCCCCTATGAAAACTGGCAGGATCTTGCTTGGGGTGCGTCTGCCCTGATTGCCATCCTGGTTTTGATGCTGAATGTTTTTGCCCGCATCGCATTCCGAGAAAAAACTCAATCTTAA
- the phoB gene encoding phosphate regulon transcriptional regulator PhoB → MAATILVVEDDPSIRELLVINLESSGHRVIEAGSAEEAEQLVTTSLPDLILLDWMLPGRSGPQFAARLREAERTAEVPIIMLTARTDEHDRVTGLEVGADDYMVKPFSPRELIARIKAVLRRRKPQLTEDKVSVNGLVLDPVTHRVTAKDESLIIGPTEFRLLHFFMTHPERVHSRSQLLDKVWGDHVFVEERTVDVHIRRLRSVLEASGHDTLIQTVRGSGYRFSANPG, encoded by the coding sequence ATGGCGGCAACGATACTCGTCGTCGAAGACGACCCATCCATACGAGAGCTTCTGGTCATTAACCTGGAAAGCTCTGGGCATCGAGTTATTGAAGCCGGGTCTGCCGAAGAAGCCGAACAGCTGGTCACCACCAGCCTGCCCGATCTGATTCTGCTGGATTGGATGCTGCCAGGCCGCTCTGGCCCTCAGTTTGCGGCGCGGCTACGCGAAGCCGAACGTACGGCAGAGGTCCCCATCATCATGCTCACCGCTCGCACGGACGAGCATGATCGGGTGACCGGCCTGGAAGTGGGCGCCGATGACTATATGGTCAAACCCTTCTCGCCACGTGAACTGATTGCCCGCATCAAAGCTGTGCTGCGTCGTCGCAAGCCCCAGCTCACGGAAGACAAAGTCTCCGTCAACGGTCTGGTGCTTGACCCCGTGACGCATCGCGTTACCGCTAAAGATGAAAGCCTCATCATTGGCCCCACCGAATTTCGCCTGCTCCACTTTTTTATGACGCACCCGGAGCGGGTTCACAGTCGATCCCAATTGCTCGATAAAGTCTGGGGCGACCACGTGTTTGTTGAAGAACGCACGGTTGATGTGCACATTCGTCGGTTAAGATCCGTCCTAGAGGCCAGCGGCCACGACACGCTCATCCAGACCGTGCGTGGTAGCGGCTACCGATTCTCGGCCAACCCCGGCTAA